The following are encoded together in the Phragmites australis chromosome 19, lpPhrAust1.1, whole genome shotgun sequence genome:
- the LOC133900669 gene encoding O-fucosyltransferase 1-like isoform X1: MNLNLTPQTKHPSQACAAASRRTPALHLRCAHQHLHAYSTPARSPPPIPRSELLSRPDSASASAPKPQPHDPNAQGPRRGIAPPPARPGAAVGRRGGAGGGDHLALLLLLPRPHPRLLQSPDSNGWRASSAPRSYWPPPPTESESNGYLRVRCNGGLNQQRSAICNAVVAARIMNATLVLPELDTNSFWRDESGFLGIYDVPHFIKTLKYDVRIVMSIPEVTTNGKTKKLKAHQIRPPRDAPVTWYTIVALEKMKKYGAIYLTPFSHRLAEDIDDPELQRLRCRVNYHALRFKPHIMKTSSEIVNKLRSEGHFMSIHLRFEMDMLAFAGCIDIFTPQEQKILMKYRKENFAEKKLVYRERRLIGKCPLTPEEVGLILLTMGFDNTTRIYLASGELFGGKRFMKPFKVMFPRLENHSTVGPGKLEENTRGLAGSAVDYMVCLLSDIFIPTYDGPSNFANNLMGHRLYYGFRTTITPNRKALAPIFMDREEGRAAGFEERVRQVMFNMHFGGPHKRIHSESFYTNSWPECFCQTNARNREDHCPPENINEVLESQFQSEEDMDLVEATNQTDPTSQTE, translated from the exons ATGAACCTCAATCTGacacctcaaaccaaacatcCTTCGCAAGCTTGTGCAGCCGCGTCGCGCCGCACACCTGCACTGCACCTGCGCTGCGCCCACCAGCACCTTCACGCATACTCCACTCCCGCTCGCTCCCCGCCTCCGATTCCCAGATCTGAACTGCTCTCGCGCCCCGATTCCGCGTCCGCGTCCGCGCCCAAACCCCAACCCCACGATCCCAATGCGCAG GGGCCCCGGCGAGGCATCGctccgccgccggcgcggcccgGCGCGGCTGTGGGTCGCCGTGGCGGCGCTGGTGGCGGGGACCATCTggctctgctcctcctcctccctcggCCTCACCCGCGCCTCCTACAGAGTCCAG attcaaatggttggagaGCATCTTCTGCACCACGCTCCTATTGGCCTC CCCCACCAACTGAGTCTGAGAGCAATGGGTACTTACGTGTCCGGTGCAATGGTGGCTTAAACCAACAACGTAGTGCA ATATGTAATGCTGTTGTCGCTGCAAGAATAATGAATGCTACACTAGTGCTGCCAGAGTTAGACACAAATTCATTCTGGCGGGATGAGAG TGGTTTTTTAGGTATTTATGATGTTCCCCACTTTATCAAGACATTAAAATATGATGTTCGGATTGTTATGAGCATTCCAGAAGTCACTACAAATGGAAAGACCAAGAAGCTCAAAGCCCATCAG ATTCGACCACCTCGAGATGCACCAGTAACTTGGTATACAATAGTTGCtttggagaagatgaagaagtaTGGGGCTATATATCTAACTCCATTTTCACACCGTTTGGCAgaagatattgatgatccagAGCTCCAGAGATTGAGATGCAGGGTGAACTACCACGCACTACGATTCAAGCCTCATATCATGAAAACAAGCAGTGAGATAGTGAATAAGCTCCGTTCAGAAGGCCATTTCATGTCAATTCATCTTCGGTTTGAGATGGATATGCTTGCATTTGCTGG GTGCATTGACATATTCACACCTCAAGAACAGAAAATTCTTATGAAGTACCGGAAGgaaaattttgcagaaaagaaACTTGTCTATAGGGAAAGAAGGCTCATTGGAAAGTGCCCTTTAACTCCAGAAGAG GTAGGTCTTATTCTACTTACCATGGGATTTGACAATACAACACGCATTTACCTTGCTTCTGGCGAGCTCTTTGGTGGGAAACGCTTCATGAAGCCATTTAAGGTCATGTTTCCACGCCTAGAAAACCACAGCACGGTTGGACCTGGAAAGCTGGAAGAAAATACCCGAGGGTTAGCGGGATCGGCAGTTGATTACATGGTCTGTCTCCTGTCGGACATTTTTATACCCACATATGATGGCCCAAGCAACTTCGCAAACAATCTAATGGGCCACCGCCTATACTACGGTTTCCGGACCACAATCACACCAAACAGGAAGGCCCTTGCTCCGATATTCATGGACAGGGAGGAAGGCCGTGCAGCTGGTTTTGAGGAGAGGGTCAGGCAAGTCATGTTCAACATGCATTTTGGTGGCCCCCACAAGCGCATTCATTCAGAATCTTTCTACACAAACTCATGGCCAGAGTGCTTCTGCCAGACGAATGCTAGGAATCGTGAAGACCATTGCCCACCTGAAAATATAAATGAGGTTCTGGAAAGTCAGTTCCAGAGTGAAGAAGATATGGATTTAGTGGAAGCCACCAATCAGACTGACCCAACCAGCCAAACAGAATAG
- the LOC133900669 gene encoding O-fucosyltransferase 1-like isoform X2: MRRGPGEASLRRRRGPARLWVAVAALVAGTIWLCSSSSLGLTRASYRVQDVDVNKLWRTADSNGWRASSAPRSYWPPPPTESESNGYLRVRCNGGLNQQRSAICNAVVAARIMNATLVLPELDTNSFWRDESGFLGIYDVPHFIKTLKYDVRIVMSIPEVTTNGKTKKLKAHQIRPPRDAPVTWYTIVALEKMKKYGAIYLTPFSHRLAEDIDDPELQRLRCRVNYHALRFKPHIMKTSSEIVNKLRSEGHFMSIHLRFEMDMLAFAGCIDIFTPQEQKILMKYRKENFAEKKLVYRERRLIGKCPLTPEEVGLILLTMGFDNTTRIYLASGELFGGKRFMKPFKVMFPRLENHSTVGPGKLEENTRGLAGSAVDYMVCLLSDIFIPTYDGPSNFANNLMGHRLYYGFRTTITPNRKALAPIFMDREEGRAAGFEERVRQVMFNMHFGGPHKRIHSESFYTNSWPECFCQTNARNREDHCPPENINEVLESQFQSEEDMDLVEATNQTDPTSQTE, translated from the exons ATGCGCAG GGGCCCCGGCGAGGCATCGctccgccgccggcgcggcccgGCGCGGCTGTGGGTCGCCGTGGCGGCGCTGGTGGCGGGGACCATCTggctctgctcctcctcctccctcggCCTCACCCGCGCCTCCTACAGAGTCCAG GATGTTGATGTAAATAAGTTGTGGAGAACTGCagattcaaatggttggagaGCATCTTCTGCACCACGCTCCTATTGGCCTC CCCCACCAACTGAGTCTGAGAGCAATGGGTACTTACGTGTCCGGTGCAATGGTGGCTTAAACCAACAACGTAGTGCA ATATGTAATGCTGTTGTCGCTGCAAGAATAATGAATGCTACACTAGTGCTGCCAGAGTTAGACACAAATTCATTCTGGCGGGATGAGAG TGGTTTTTTAGGTATTTATGATGTTCCCCACTTTATCAAGACATTAAAATATGATGTTCGGATTGTTATGAGCATTCCAGAAGTCACTACAAATGGAAAGACCAAGAAGCTCAAAGCCCATCAG ATTCGACCACCTCGAGATGCACCAGTAACTTGGTATACAATAGTTGCtttggagaagatgaagaagtaTGGGGCTATATATCTAACTCCATTTTCACACCGTTTGGCAgaagatattgatgatccagAGCTCCAGAGATTGAGATGCAGGGTGAACTACCACGCACTACGATTCAAGCCTCATATCATGAAAACAAGCAGTGAGATAGTGAATAAGCTCCGTTCAGAAGGCCATTTCATGTCAATTCATCTTCGGTTTGAGATGGATATGCTTGCATTTGCTGG GTGCATTGACATATTCACACCTCAAGAACAGAAAATTCTTATGAAGTACCGGAAGgaaaattttgcagaaaagaaACTTGTCTATAGGGAAAGAAGGCTCATTGGAAAGTGCCCTTTAACTCCAGAAGAG GTAGGTCTTATTCTACTTACCATGGGATTTGACAATACAACACGCATTTACCTTGCTTCTGGCGAGCTCTTTGGTGGGAAACGCTTCATGAAGCCATTTAAGGTCATGTTTCCACGCCTAGAAAACCACAGCACGGTTGGACCTGGAAAGCTGGAAGAAAATACCCGAGGGTTAGCGGGATCGGCAGTTGATTACATGGTCTGTCTCCTGTCGGACATTTTTATACCCACATATGATGGCCCAAGCAACTTCGCAAACAATCTAATGGGCCACCGCCTATACTACGGTTTCCGGACCACAATCACACCAAACAGGAAGGCCCTTGCTCCGATATTCATGGACAGGGAGGAAGGCCGTGCAGCTGGTTTTGAGGAGAGGGTCAGGCAAGTCATGTTCAACATGCATTTTGGTGGCCCCCACAAGCGCATTCATTCAGAATCTTTCTACACAAACTCATGGCCAGAGTGCTTCTGCCAGACGAATGCTAGGAATCGTGAAGACCATTGCCCACCTGAAAATATAAATGAGGTTCTGGAAAGTCAGTTCCAGAGTGAAGAAGATATGGATTTAGTGGAAGCCACCAATCAGACTGACCCAACCAGCCAAACAGAATAG